A stretch of DNA from Virgibacillus proomii:
TAGTATCAGAATAGCGATATTTAACATTTTTCCTTAGTTCTTGGAAGAATTTGAAATCTCTCTTATATCCATTTAACTCTTCACTAGGCAAAGAGTTGTATATCTTCTCTGACTCTAATGCAATTCCCAGGTTTCTTCCAAATTTACTTAATGCATCATAAAATGTTTCTCTACGTTCTTCGTCCTCCAACCAGATTTCGTATTCTTCTATATCCTTTTTGTTCTTTATATTGGCGAAGATTTGTAGTAAATCTGAATGATACTGCCTCAGTGAACCAATTATACTAATTACGTCATATATAGCACCATCTAAATCTTTTGGATCGAAGTTTTCTAAGCCAGAACCTGAATACATTTGCATTGCTTGATCTAATCTTTCCAATAGTCCTCGATAGTCAATAATAAATCCATATTCCTTTCCTTCATATAGACGATTTACCCTCGCAATTGCTTGTAAAAGAGTATGTTCCTTCATTGGTTTATCTATATAAAGAATAGTCGCTCTAGGGGCATCAAAACCAGTTAATAACTTATCTACAACAATCAATAAATCAATGTCATCTCCATTAACAAACTCATCTTTAATGGCATCTTCATACGCTTCGGGTGTTTCGTATCTTCCCATCATACGTTTCCAAAAGTGTTGAATTTTATCTTTTGATTCTACATCAACTGCCTCATGGCCTTCTCGTTGATCTGGTGGTGAAATAACAACAGCACAGTTTAAGTCCCCAAGTTCTTCGAATGCCTCTAAATAACGTATACCTTCAATCTTGCTATTTGTTGCAAGCATAGCTTTAAACTGGCTGCCCTGTGTTTTGTAATTGTTAAAGAAATGCTCATTAATATCAAACGCTATCATACTTAATCGTTGGTTAGAGGATGCAATGCGTTCGAATTTACTCCACTTCTTCTCAACTTCTTCTTTTTGCTTATCATTGAGATGGCGTGTAATCATCTCAAGCCTTTTATCAATAGCTCTCTGATTAACGGTTTGGTCTACCATCTTCCCTTCATATAAAAGAGGTACGATAGCCTTATCCCGAACACCATCAGCAATGGTATAAGTATGAATAAGTTTCCCAAACTTGATCATTGTGTTTTTTTCCTTTTTCATTAATGGAGTACCAGTAAAACCTAGATAACATGCATTCGGAAATACTTTTTTCATTTTAATGTGAAGTTCCCCATATTGCGTTCTGTGGGATTCATCTACTAAAACAAATACATTTTTAGAATCTACAGTGTTGTGTTTAGATGCCGTATCGAATTTATGGACTAATGTAGTAACAATATCTGCATTATTGTCGTTTAATAAATTTATTAAATGACCACCTGAAGTTGCTCGACTCGCCTTTAACCTTGTATGTCGGAAAGTTTTATGAATCTGTTTATCTAATTCAACACGGTCTGTTACAACTACTACTTTGGGATTGTAGTTATGTAACTCTGATAATATATATCTTGAAAGCATTACCATTGTCAGTGACTTCCCTGAGCCCTGTGTATGCCAGATAACACCGCTCTGTCTATTCCCATTCTCATCTCGTTCTTCAATTGTTTTAATAATTTCTTTTATTGCAAAGTATTGTTGGTAACGTGCTACCTTTTTAACATCCTTATCAAACAGAGTGAAGAATTGAGTCACTTCTAGCAAACGGTTAGGGTGAAACAATGAAATGATATTCTTATCCTGTATGGTTGGCATCCGGCCTTCAATTATTTCATCCAACCATGAATTCAGCCATTCTTCCTTTTCTTCTTTCCAGACCGACCAGAACTTCTTAGGCGTATTACATGTCGCATATTTTGTCTCATTTTTATTTGTGGACATTACTATTTGAACGAACTTAAATAATTGGGGAACATATTCCTTACCCTGGTTCCGAATCATTTGACTGATTCCTTGTTCCATGGATATAGAAGCCTTTTTACATTCAATCACTACAAAGGGTATTCCATTTACGAATAACACTATATCCGGACGAACTGTTCCACGCCCATCCATTCGTTCTACTTCGAACTCTTCTACAACATGAAATATGTTATTTTCGATATTGTTCCAATCAATAAACTGTATTGTAAAGGACTTTTTTGATCCATCAGGAAGAAATTCAGAATAGGTTCTTCCACTCATTAATGTTTCATATATGGATTCATTTGCTCTTACTAGACCATTTGTTAAAGGTTCATCCAAATCCCGAATTGCTTGCTCAATATTCGTATTGCTAAAGCTGTAAGATTTCCCTTTGTATTCATATGAATTCATTGATTTTAGTTTATTAACTAATACATCTTTTAGCAGAACATCATGTAAGTTCCCACGCATTTGTTCAACTTCTTCTGATAGGAGTTTTTGATAACCTATGTTTTGCAAAATTTCAAGTGCTGGAACTTGACTACTTAATCTCTCGCCATAAATCCTTGTCATTTTTACACCTCCTGTTCAAAAATTAATTAATCCCATGCTATATCTCCACACGAACCTTTCCTGTAAGAAGGTTCTGCATGAGTCCCTTCTTTTGTTTCTTTATTAAGTCTAGTTTGGACTTTAATAATAAAATCTCTCTGTCTATATTTTCTAGAATACTTGATATGGCTTTCTGTTCCGATATGGGCGGGAGATAAAGTGGAAGTTTTCCATACTCTTCTGCATTTATTCCTGGCTGTCCACTTCTCACACCCATCACTCTAACCCAATTGTTGTACTTTTCTGTTTCCGTACTAAATTTAATAAATTTAGGGTCTGCTTTAGCTGAATCAATACTAAACTTTATCAAAAATCCTGCATAAACTAACTTGCCATCGGATTTATCGTATAAATACGTTCTGCCTGTAGATGCCCCTGTTCGTACAAAAACAATATCATTTACTTCCAAAAAGTAATTACCTGAATCAGGATGATCTACAGACCTCAACCCATTAGTTAATATATATCCTTCATCACTTATATCAGTTATTCTCAAATAAGTAGGAAGTTTTGGGTTATTTTCTACTGAAGGTGCATTAATTCCGTAAGAACCTTTCCCTAATACAATATCCTTTAAAAATACTTTTTTCCATTCACCATTAAACCCAGGGAGTCTTATTTTCCCAGTTAACAAATTCTGCAGTAATGCTTTTTTCTGCTCCTTTTTCTCATCAATTAACTTAACATTTAATTCAATTGCCTTATCCCAAGTGGTAAGGATTGTTGCTATTTTTTGTTGTTCATTTATACTACTAGGTATTGGAACTTCAAGCTCTCCGAATTCTTTTTGACCTAATGTTTTATTTCGACCAGCACCTCCTGGAGATGCCACGTTCAGTAAATACTTCCCTCGAGGAGACTTAAACATATAAGTTATAAAATCTAAATCAAGTAAACCTTCGATAGCCTTATACATTGGAAACCTATGAGAAGCAATAAATCCAACTTCTTTATCTGTTGTTTTCGCTACTGCAAGTTCCCATGCAAACACAATATTAACTATGAAACAATCAGGTACAACCCAAAAAACAGCCTTATTACCTAACTCTTCACCTTTGACCGATTCCTTATAAAAAATCCCCTTTCCATGAGATCGTATCCCTATTTGTTTATAATCTACATCTTTTTGAACATCAACCGGATTCCTTACTCTTTTTAAAATGTCCTTAACCTTCTTTATTTCCCAATCTGAAGGAATTACACCATATTTAGTTTTTTGATAGCCTGTAGGAATATTTTCTTGTCTGAGAGTTTCGGTGTTCACTATAAATTTTTGATTCTCATTTAGCATCATAATCCCAACTCTTTCAAATACTTTTCCATTTGTGCTTCAACTTTTTGAAGTTCATACTGTATATTTGCTATATCACTTTTCACGGAATCCATATCCACAGGTACTTCCTCTTCAAATGTATCAACATATCTAGGTATATTTAAGTTATAATCGTTCTCTTTAATTTCATCCATTGATGCAACATAAGAGTACTTCTCCTTCTCTTTCCATTCTTCGTATGTATTAATGATTTCTTCTATATCCTTTTCTCTTAATTTGTTCTGGTTCGTTCCTTTTTCATAATGCTCTTCTCCTGAAGCATCAATAAATAAAACGTCGTTATGCTTCCTATTCTTTTTAAATACCAGAATACATGCAGGGATTCCTGTTCCATAGAATAAGCCTCCTGGTAAACCTATAACAGCTTCCAAAAGATTCATTTCTATAATTTGTTTACGTATTTTTCCTTCACTTGCTCCACGGAACAAAACACCATGTGGAAGAATGTAGCCATACAGCCGTTTTCAGCTAACGAATAAAGCATATGCTGTACAAAAGCATAATCCCCTTTAGAATTAGGAGGAACTCCCCATTCAAATCGTCTATGTGGATCTAGGCTTGATTCCATTTTGAATTTTTTATCAGTACTTCCTTCACCAGCAAATCCCATAGCCCATTTGTCTAATGAGAAGGGTGGGTTCGCTACAATTTTCTGAAATTTCATTAATCTATCATTTTCCAAATGTAATGGATTAGCTAAAGTATCTCCCCATTCAATATTTGCATCATCTATACCATGTAGATACATATTCATGAGAGCTAAAGAATGTGTAGCACCATTCCGTTCTTGCCCATAAATCGCTACTTTTTTATTTGGAACTTTATTAGCTACTTTTATCAACAGTGAACCTGATCCACAAGTCGGATCATATACACGATCATTCTCTTGAGGCTTTACTAGACGTGCTAATAATTCGGATACTTCTGCTGGCGTGTAGAATTCCCCACCTTTTTTCCCAGCATCAGAGGCGAATTGTCCAATCATATACTGATAAGCGTTACCTACAACATCTTCATTTCCAATTTGAGAAGGTCTCAATGATAGTTGATTAAAGTCTTCCAGTAATGACCGAAGAATCGCATTACGCTCTTTCGCTTTTCCAAGAATGGATTCACTGTTAAAATCAATGTTTCGGAAAACACCTCTCAGTTTTCCAGTATTTTCATTTTCGATTCGTTCCAATGCTTTGTTTATAATTTCTCCAATTTCTGGATCATTACGTTTACTATATAAATAGTCAAATGTTGATTGTTCATCTAACACAAAACGTTCTCTGGACAGGGCCCTTTGGATGCGAAGCTCATCCCCATTATATCGCTCTTTATATTGTTCTAAATTCTCTTTATAAGAATCACTAAGATACTTAATGAAAAGCATTGTAAGGATATAATCCTTGTATGTACTTGAGTCTATCTTTCCCCGGAATGAATCCGCTGCTTGCCATAAAATGGCGTTTATCTCCTGTTGCGTTACTTTTGTATTCATTATGCTCCTCCTAAATTTATCCAACCCTAATAAGGGTCCTCCGGCTATCCTCTATTTTATATAATAGTAGATATTTATCACTCTACTGTAATTATCGCAAAATGGGGTGTTTTAGGCAATTCCCACCTTTAGATATGGCTACACCTACTATATCAGACACTTATGTGTTCATTTTCTATTCTGTGTTGTTCCTCACTTATTTGGAAAACGGAAGCCTTACGAATTTCCCATCTAATTAAGGTAACATATCATACCGAATGGAAATCTTCTATCATTTCCTTTTATATGACCAAAAGGGTAAAATTCACAATCAGCCATAAAATTGGAAAACAAAAAACACATAGACCCATTAATCTATGTGCACATCAAGTATATTCTCCAGCAATATTTCGGTAGAATCTGCGTCGTTCAGCTCTAAATACTTTTGCAATGAATCAACCTTTTGTAGCTTGCCATTAATCTTATGAAAATCATGCTCTTCATAATAATCAATAGATACATTCAAGTCGTTTGTAATCGCCAACTGTAACTTTAAACTAATTTCATTCATTTGTTGCTCATCCAATATCGGTTTTGTCTTATATTCCTTTTCCTTCCACATTTGTTTTAACATATTTATGTGTTCAGGCATCATTATTGATGTCCATTTGATATTTCCTCTATCATTTAACATTTTATTCTCCACCTTTTACAAACAAATATCATATACGTTAGCCACAGAAAAACAGAAAACATATGTTCCTATTTTAACAGGAAGAAAGAAGATAAACAAGTACACTTCGATATGAGTAATGCCATTTTCACCCCTGCTGTAAATAAGGCTTTTCCTCAATAGTACCCGACCTAGATGAGTCACTATGCTTCTTTATTATCAAATATTTTTCACTGACGGGCACCTAACCTTATTGCTGATCAGCATGTTAACGTTAACTTGTAGGTAATAAGGTTTCTTCTGTTCCGTGACAATTAGTTAGTTAACTGGTGTCTGGCTTAGTTGTTCTTTTTAAGAGTCACTCATCATGGGGATTTTTATATTTGTGACTGCCGAAACCTTATTTTCGACATATATTATATAGGGTTAAGATTAGGCAATCCTGATTTTAATATTCAATGAGTAATGGAATTTTGTGCAGCAAATTACCGGACACTGCGTTGATTAACAATAAATTTATATAAGGAACAGTATTTGTACCTTATTCGAACCGTTTCAAGCACCCTTTGCAATTCCTTGTTTCTAACTTTCGTCAATCGTAAATAATTGTGTCCCAAAATGGGACCAATGTGGCTCTTATATATATATATTGATTCCCTTCATCTAATGTATTTTTACTTTTTCCCATAATTCTCCCCTATAGTGCTATCTTCGATTCATCCTCAATCAGCTCGACTAGAGGATTCCAACAACGGGTTCCTAATTTAATCTAGCAGTTCTACTGACTGTCACTTTCAAGGGAATTTTATTATTAGGACAATCTTAACCCTATATATATATAGGGTTAAGATTAGGCAATCCTGATATTAAGACAATATTCCGACTAATTATAAGAAAATAAAACTACTAGATTAGAATTCATGCCTACATCTAGTAGTTTTCCAAATTTGTATCTAATTTGATTCCCTGTTTAACTTTTCTTTCGCAATATACTTTTCCAAGTATAAGTTTATCTCTTCTGAAGTAAAGCCCATTGCTTCAGTCATAAACCTTATTCTAGTTCCAATTTCCGGTTTTCTTTTGTGTGCTTCGATCCTATACACATAGCTCGGGCTAATCGAAACAATTTCTGCCATGTCTTGAAGTGTTAACCCGCTTTTTACCCT
This window harbors:
- a CDS encoding YolD-like family protein; protein product: MLNDRGNIKWTSIMMPEHINMLKQMWKEKEYKTKPILDEQQMNEISLKLQLAITNDLNVSIDYYEEHDFHKINGKLQKVDSLQKYLELNDADSTEILLENILDVHID
- a CDS encoding helix-turn-helix domain-containing protein, translating into MNNEEKIMLVDQLVEDFGKTVKEFRVKSGLTLQDMAEIVSISPSYVYRIEAHKRKPEIGTRIRFMTEAMGFTSEEINLYLEKYIAKEKLNRESN
- a CDS encoding type I restriction endonuclease subunit R, producing the protein MTRIYGERLSSQVPALEILQNIGYQKLLSEEVEQMRGNLHDVLLKDVLVNKLKSMNSYEYKGKSYSFSNTNIEQAIRDLDEPLTNGLVRANESIYETLMSGRTYSEFLPDGSKKSFTIQFIDWNNIENNIFHVVEEFEVERMDGRGTVRPDIVLFVNGIPFVVIECKKASISMEQGISQMIRNQGKEYVPQLFKFVQIVMSTNKNETKYATCNTPKKFWSVWKEEKEEWLNSWLDEIIEGRMPTIQDKNIISLFHPNRLLEVTQFFTLFDKDVKKVARYQQYFAIKEIIKTIEERDENGNRQSGVIWHTQGSGKSLTMVMLSRYILSELHNYNPKVVVVTDRVELDKQIHKTFRHTRLKASRATSGGHLINLLNDNNADIVTTLVHKFDTASKHNTVDSKNVFVLVDESHRTQYGELHIKMKKVFPNACYLGFTGTPLMKKEKNTMIKFGKLIHTYTIADGVRDKAIVPLLYEGKMVDQTVNQRAIDKRLEMITRHLNDKQKEEVEKKWSKFERIASSNQRLSMIAFDINEHFFNNYKTQGSQFKAMLATNSKIEGIRYLEAFEELGDLNCAVVISPPDQREGHEAVDVESKDKIQHFWKRMMGRYETPEAYEDAIKDEFVNGDDIDLLIVVDKLLTGFDAPRATILYIDKPMKEHTLLQAIARVNRLYEGKEYGFIIDYRGLLERLDQAMQMYSGSGLENFDPKDLDGAIYDVISIIGSLRQYHSDLLQIFANIKNKKDIEEYEIWLEDEERRETFYDALSKFGRNLGIALESEKIYNSLPSEELNGYKRDFKFFQELRKNVKYRYSDTIDHKEYEAKMQLLMDHYISAEDVIRITKPVDILNEKAFEEEMDRLGSKRAKADAIRTRLTKSVRTKWDENPAYYKKFSERIQEAIKEYKDKRISEAEYLNKMKDIMKDYRNGESTENYPEVVRENRNAQAFYGVTKDLLSQVKEDSPTYGIDPIGELALKMDEVIKEHQKVDWHNNLEIHNRIAQDLDDLLFDFSGKYHIKIDFDTIDKIIEQIKTIAMRRY
- a CDS encoding restriction endonuclease subunit S, with the translated sequence MMLNENQKFIVNTETLRQENIPTGYQKTKYGVIPSDWEIKKVKDILKRVRNPVDVQKDVDYKQIGIRSHGKGIFYKESVKGEELGNKAVFWVVPDCFIVNIVFAWELAVAKTTDKEVGFIASHRFPMYKAIEGLLDLDFITYMFKSPRGKYLLNVASPGGAGRNKTLGQKEFGELEVPIPSSINEQQKIATILTTWDKAIELNVKLIDEKKEQKKALLQNLLTGKIRLPGFNGEWKKVFLKDIVLGKGSYGINAPSVENNPKLPTYLRITDISDEGYILTNGLRSVDHPDSGNYFLEVNDIVFVRTGASTGRTYLYDKSDGKLVYAGFLIKFSIDSAKADPKFIKFSTETEKYNNWVRVMGVRSGQPGINAEEYGKLPLYLPPISEQKAISSILENIDREILLLKSKLDLIKKQKKGLMQNLLTGKVRVEI